The Daucus carota subsp. sativus chromosome 9, DH1 v3.0, whole genome shotgun sequence genome window below encodes:
- the LOC108201747 gene encoding aspartyl protease AED3 yields the protein MTTPNSFLPILLFTAFLLSPSQASNIDPKCDVPESGSTLQVLHVNSPCSPFRPQKQPSWEESVLKMQSDDTTRLLFLSNLVAGRSVAPVASGRGILQTPTYIVRARVGTPPQTFLMAVDNSNDAAWLPCSGCTGCASTTFASDKSASFKTLGCKASQCKQVAHQTTCTATACSFNTTYGSSSIAANLSQDSLKLATDVIPGYTFGCIQKTTGGSVPPQGLLGLGRGPLSLLSQTQSLYRSTFSYCLPSFKSLNFSGSLRLGPVQPVRMKFTQLLRNPSRSSLYYVNLVAIKVGRKIVDIPASALAFDATNGAGTIIDSGTVFTRLVEPAYIAVRNEFRRRMGKAAVVSSLGGFDTCYSVPITIPTITFMFKGINMTLPQDNFLIHSASSSITCLAMAASPNNVNSVLNVIASMQQQNLRVLFDVPNSKLGMARETCT from the exons ATGACAACTCCAAACTCATTCCTCCCCATTCTCCTCTTCACAGCCTTTCTCTTATCTCCATCACAAGCCTCCAACATAGACCCTAAATGCGACGTCCCGGAATCCGGATCAACCCTCCAAGTCCTCCATGTTAATAGCCCATGCTCCCCATTCCGGCCACAGAAACAGCCCTCATGGGAGGAAAGTGTGCTCAAAATGCAGTCCGACGACACGACAAGGCTACTCTTCCTGTCGAATCTTGTTGCGGGGAGATCAGTGGCTCCTGTGGCATCAGGCAGGGGGATTCTGCAGACACCAACTTACATTGTGAGGGCTAGAGTTGGCACACCACCACAGACATTCCTTATGGCTGTTGATAATAGTAATGATGCTGCCTGGCTCCCATGCTCTGGCTGCACTGGATGTGCTTCCACTACTTTTGCTTCTGACAAATCTGCTTCTTTCAAGACTCTCGGTTGTAAAGCTAGTCAGTGCAAACAG GTTGCACACCAAACCACCTGCACAGccacagcatgtagcttcaacACCACCTACGGAAGCTCCTCAATTGCAGCAAATCTCTCGCAAGACTCTCTCAAACTCGCCACCGATGTCATTCCTGGATACACATTCGGCTGTATCCAGAAGACGACTGGGGGCTCAGTGCCCCCGCAAGGACTTCTAGGCCTTGGTCGAGGCCCTCTATCGCTGTTGTCCCAGACCCAGAGCCTGTACCGATCCACATTCTCCTATTGTTTGCCCAGCTTCAAGTCTCTGAACTTTTCAGGTTCCCTGCGATTAGGGCCCGTGCAGCCCGTCAGAATGAAGTTTACCCAGTTACTGAGGAATCCCAGCAGATCATCACTTTACTATGTAAATTTGGTGGCAATCAAAGTTGGTAGAAAGATAGTTGACATCCCTGCAAGCGCGTTGGCGTTCGATGCAACAAATGGAGCTGGAACAATCATTGATTCAG GAACTGTCTTCACTCGACTAGTGGAACCAGCCTACATTGCAGTGAGAAATGAGTTTCGTCGACGCATGGGCAAAGCTGCTGTAGTGTCATCACTAGGCGGGTTCGACACATGCTACTCTGTCCCAATAACAATACCAACGATAACATTCATGTTCAAGGGCATTAATATGACACTCCCGCAAGACAACTTCCTTATACATAGCGCTTCAAGTAGCATTACTTGTCTAGCAATGGCCGCATCGCCTAACAATGTGAATTCTGTGCTGAATGTCATAGCTAGCATGCAGCAACAGAATCTCAGGGTTCTTTTCGATGTGCCCAACTCAAAGCTTGGTATGGCCCGTGAGACGTGCACTTAA